In a single window of the Portunus trituberculatus isolate SZX2019 chromosome 9, ASM1759143v1, whole genome shotgun sequence genome:
- the LOC123501518 gene encoding proline-rich receptor-like protein kinase PERK2 → MRQHHTTALLPSVPPSPPPPLLTSTTPLLPSPRKLPSIPQAFSGLSTLYQFISYLPKFSTASPIPSCPLKITLNSPHIPQALPGHSYTPTFLSYLPTSSPASPIPSCPLKTTLNSTHIPQALPGHFYSLPSSLVTSSQPCQDPHPSPLTPRTVAFSRTQPFQHSFCNSPSSRHHQDPAIGQ, encoded by the exons ATGAGGCAACACCATACCACTGCCCTGCTTCCCTCggttcccccctctcccccaccgCCCCTGCTCACGTCCACCACTCCACTCCTTCCAAGCCCTCGTAAACTCCCCAGCATCCCTCAGGCCTTCTCTGGACTCTCTACACTTTACCAGTTCATTAGTTACCTCCCCAAATTCTCCACAGCTTCCCCCATCCCTTCCTGTCCTTTGAAAATCACCCTAAACTCCCCACACATCCCTCAAGCTCTCCCAGGACACTCCTACACTCCCACGTTCCTTAGTTACCTCCCCACGTCCTCCCCAGCCTCCCCCATCCCTTCCTGTCCTTTGAAAACCACTCTAAACTCCACACACATCCCTCAAGCTCTCCCCGGACACTTCTACTCTCTCCCAAGTTCTTTAGTTACCTCCTCCCAGCCCTGTCAagaccctcacccctcacccctcacccctcggACA GTCGCCTTCAGTAGGACGCAGCCATTCCAACACTCATTCTGCAACTCACCCTCTAGCCGCCATCACCAAGACCCAGCAATAGGTCAGTGA
- the LOC123501321 gene encoding uncharacterized protein LOC123501321, with protein sequence MAPVASSSKKGFLSLAEKSLNTKPKSGVNKRRSHGREGTRTGLRKVIKRGMKKGARVAMTAYEVAKETGMLKGVPGMVADALVNTTIALLGISSPQHMSTPNAGGWNLELEASQNDNNCSFALSVSKSPEFSAELHFRSPVDLFIRPGKVEVRKSAGRSHTQGRAATPGGANSFVSPGASVTDLVSRPQFGAHGSLIEATPPGFVNVPLTPSQTEPNLLLVSRWRGHPHIRNQCTCLLVSRWKRRGSSKRFRNS encoded by the coding sequence atggcCCCAGTCGCGTCGTCAAGCAAGAAAGGATTCCTCAGCCTGGCAGAGAAGTCCCTGAACACTAAACCTAAGTCAGGCGTTAATAAGCGAAGGAGTCACGGAAGGGAGGGAACGAGAACTGGACTGCGGAAAGTGATCAAACGAGGCATGAAAAAAGGTGCACGTGTGGCTATGACTGCTTATGAGGTGGCGAAGGAGACTGGCATGCTGAAGGGCGTCCCGGGTATGGTGGCAGACGCCCTTGTGAATACTACAATCGCCTTGCTAGGTATAAGCAGCCCGCAGCATATGAGCACACCCAATGCCGGTGGTTGGAACTTGGAATTAGAGGCCTCACAAAATGACAATAATTGCTCCTTTGCTCTGAGCGTCAGCAAGTCACCGGAGTTCTCGGCGGAGCTTCATTTTCGTTCTCCTGTTGACCTTTTCATCAGACcaggaaaggtggaggtgaggaagagtgCAGGCCGCTCACATACACAAGGACGGGCGGCAACTCCAGGCGGGGCAAATTCTTTCGTTTCTCCTGGAGCTTCAGTCACGGATTTGGTTTCAAGGCCTCAATTTGGCGCTCACGGATCCTTGATCGAAGCTACACCGCCCGGCTTCGTAAATGTTCCTCTAACGCCCTCACAGACGGAACCAAACCTGCTCCTCGTATCAAGATGGAGAGGACACCCCCACATACGGAACCAGTGTACATGCCTCCTCGTATCAAGATGGAAAAGACGAGGATCAAGCAAGAGGTTCCGTAATTCGTGA